AGAGTATCAGCGAGGTCGACGCGGACACGCGGGACCGCTGGGTCGTCCAGGCCGCCGAGCAGACCGTCTCGCGCATCGGACAGATGGCCAGCGCGAAACAGGCCGGTTTAGCCGGCGACGAACTCCGCCTCGCGCTGCTGGACCAAGGCATCGACGAGAGTGCCGCGGCCGGCATCACGCTCGCGCTGGATCATTACGGCACGACCGGCGACTACCTCGACGCGCTCCGGACGACGGCGCTCGACGCCGCTCGCGTCGTCGCCGGCGACACGGACGAGGCGCAAGGGCTGTCGTTGTCACCGGACGACGGGACCGACGACCCGATTCCGCTCCTTGCCTCTCTCGACCTCGATACTGACGTTTCCACCCCGGAGACGGCGACTGAGGACGCAGAGGGAGACGCGACGGCAACCGAGTCCGGCGCTACTGAGCCGACGACAGACGAGGAGGTGGCCGACGCGGCCGAGAAAGGTGCGCCCGCAGACGCTGCCGACGCCGAGCCCGCGCCCGGTTCGCCCGGCGCACCGGTCGGCGACGAGTCGACAGAGCCAGACGCCGGCGCGGCCACGAGTGACGCACCCGTCGAGACGCCCGAGACAGCGACCGACGCCGCAGCCGACGAAACCACGCCGGGTGAGTCCGTGGGTGAGGACGTGTCCTCGACGCCTGAACAGAGCGAGCCCGTGGACGAACCACCGGTGTCGAGTGAGCCGGTGACCGACGCCGACGCGATGGGACAGGACGAACCGGAGTCGTCGTCCGAACCCGACAACGGCGGTGACCTCGGCGACTTCGACACCGAGTTCGAACTGGACGAGGACGAACGCGAGGAAATCGAACAGGAGTACGGCACTGACTTCCAGAGCGGGACGGAAGTGGATGAGCCCGGCGAGGCCGACATCGAGACGCCGGACCACGAAGAACTGGCCGACGCGGCCCAGGAGGGCGCGCCCGCAGACGCCGCCGACGCCGAGCCCGCACCCGGTTCGCCCGGTGCACCGGCCGGCGATGAGTCCCCCGAGCCGACCGCTGACGCGGCCACAAGCGACGCACCCGCCGAGACGCCCGAAACAGCGACCGACGCCGCAGCCGACGAAACCACACCAGACGAGTCGGCGAGCGAGGACGCGCCTACCGAGGACGTGGACCTCGAAGACGCCGTCATGGCGGTCATGGATGACCTCGACGACGGCAGTGGGGCCGACCGCGAGGAACTCCGCTCGACGGTCGTGAGCCGCCACGGCGCGGACGCCGATGCCGTCGAGGACGCCATCCAAGACGCGTTGATGGGCGGACGCTGCTACGAGCCCGAGGACGGCAAGCTCACACCCATCTGACGCACCGAGCCGCGGTCCTTTTCTCCCCTGCGACCCAACCGAGCGCAGATGCGTGTCGAACCGCTTCCCGACGTCCCGGCGGCCACCGTCGATACTGACGGGGAGCGACTGCTGGCGGTGGCCGATTATCACGCCGGCATCGAAGCAGGGCTCAGATACGAGGGGGTCGAACTCCAGTCGGCCGCCGAGGCCCGCCGGGAGCGGTTGCTGACATGCCTGAGACGCGCCCGGGCCGACCGGCTGGTCGTCATCGGCGACCTGGGCCACGCCATCGGCGACCCGTTCGCAGACGAGCGAGCGGAGCTCGAAACGCTGTTCGACGCCCTTGACGTGCCCGTGACACTGGTGAAAGGGAATCACGACGGCGGTCTGGAGCCAGTCTTGTCTGACCTCGACGCCGACGTCGAAGTGACGCCGGGACACGGCACCCGCATCGGCGCTGTCGGGTTCGCCCACGGCCACACCTGGCCTGCGCCGGACGTACTCGAAGCGGATGTCGTCTGTGTCGGCCACGAACATCCCGTCGTCCGACTCGAAGACAGCGTCGGTGGGGCCCAGAAGGAGCGGGCCTGGCTCCGCGGCTCGCTGGTGAGTGAGCCCTTCGCCGAACAGTTCGACCAACCAGTCGAGAACGCGCCGGACATCGTCGTCTTTCCGGCGTTTAACGACCACTCCGGCGGGACGTGGGTCAACGTCGACGGCCAGGAGTTCCTCGCCCCGTTCCTGCCCGAGGGCATGGCGGATACCGAGGCGTTCCTGCTTGATGGCACGCGGTTAGGGGCCTACCGACAGGTCTGAGCGGGGGGTCTGGACCCGTTTAGGTCTCTGAAAGTTCCGCTTCGAGTTCGTCGACCAGTTCGGTGTTGCCGAGGAACGTCGGCGTCCGGTCGTGGATACCGTCCGGTTCGACGTCAAGTAGGGACTTCGAGCCGTCGCTTGAGGCCCCACCGGCAGCCTCGACGAGGTACGCGAGCGGCGCTGATTCGAAGTGGACCCGGAGCTTGCCGTTTGGATACCCCGACGTCACCGGATACCCGAACAGCCCGCCGTATTCGAGCACCTGTGCCAGGTCGGCGACGGTCGCGCCGCCGTAGCGGAGCTTCAGGTCCCGCTCGAAGGACTGGGCGATGTCGTTGAACGCGTCGCTTCGCTCGCCAGTCTTGCCCGCTAACCCGACTACCGTCGCCTCTGCTGGCAGTTCGAACTGGCCCCAGCGCTCGCTGTGCCCGTCCCGGAGGAGGTGCTCCTGAACGACATCGCGGTCGGACCGGGCGATTGTCAGTGTCGTGTATGGGCCGTACAGCACCATCAGTGATGCGACCATTTCCCGGCCCGCCGCGGGCAGTTCAGCGTCGTAGACCCCGATTATCGTCCCCACGGAGTTGTTCGAGGCGAGGTTCGAGGAGCCATCGAGCGGGTCGATAGCGATACTGTAGCCTTCACCGCAATCGACCACGTCGCTACGTTCCTCGCTCGCGTACGCGCCGATGCCGTCGATGTACGCGAGTGCGTCGAAAAACAGGTCATCGGCCCACACGTCGCCACCGACCTGTTGCTCCCCACTCGGGTTCTCGCCAGCGGCTCTGTTGGCGTAGTTCGCCAGGTTCCCGCTAACGTAGTGGGCCGTGTCCTTTACCGCCCGTTCGATCTCATCAAGCGTGTTCACAGGCCATCACCGGCCGCAGTTGCACAGGCGTCAGTCATGGTTCCACATATCCCAGGGCAACGACATAAGGCTGTACCCGTTCTCCCCCGCAACGCCCGTAATGCCCTGGTTACCGACGGGGGACGAGAGAATATGACACAACGTGTTTAACCCGGTGTAGTCGCTAGAGGGGGGCGATGACTGACGGGGTCGCTCGCGGCGATGACGCCTTCACTGCGCTCGGGCCGGCCGTCCGCAGTGCGCTCTCCGAGCGCGGTTTCACGACGCCGACCGACCCACAGCGAAAGGCGATTCCAACTCTGGCTGACGGGCGAGACGCGCTAGTCGTCGCCCCGACCGGAACCGGAAAAACTGAAACGGCGATGTTGCCGGTCTTCGACGCGCTGGCCGAATCCGAGGACCGCTTTGGCATCGGCGCGCTGTACATCACGCCGCTCCGGGCGCTGAACCGCGACATGCGCCAGCGCCTCGACTGGTGGGGCGAGACGCTCGGTCTCGAAGTAGACGTCCGCCACGGCGACACGACGGACTACCAGCGCCAGAAACAGGCCAACGACCCGCCGGACGTGCTCGTGACCACACCCGAGACGCTCCAGGCAATGCTCACCGGGTCGAAGCTCCGAACTGCGCTGGAGGATGTCGAACATATCGTCATCGACGAGGTCCACGAGCTCGCTGCGGCCAAGCGAGGCGCGCAGTTGACGGTCGGACTCGAACGGCTCCGGGAACTGTCCGGGCGGTTCCAGCGGATCGGCCTCTCGGCGACCGTCGGCGACCCACACGAGGTCGGCCGGTTTCTCACCGGCGGCCGCACGTGTGCCATCGTGGAAGTTGACATCGGCAGCCGGCTGGACATCGAGGTGGTCCGGCCCCAGATTACTGACCGGGACGAGGAACTGTCGAGTTCCCTCGTCACCGACGCGGGAACGGCCAGCCACGTCCGGTTCATCGCAGACCTCATCGACGAAAACGAATCGGTCTTGCTGTTCGTGAACACCCGACAAACAGCGGAGGCGCTTGGCTCGCGGTTCAAGGAGCTCGGAACTGACCTCGGGGTCCACCACGGCTCGCTGTCGAAGGAGGCTCGCATCGACGTGGAGGACCGGTTCAAGGCCGGCGACCTCGACGCCCTGCTGTGTACGTCCTCGATGGAGTTGGGCATCGACGTGGGCCACGTCGACCACGTCGTCCAGTACGGCAGCCCCCGGCAGGTGTCCCGCCTCGTCCAGCGGGTCGGCCGCGCCGGCCACCGCCGGGACCTCGTTTCCTCGGGCACGGTCGTTACGACTGACACCGACGACACGCTGGAGGCGCTGGCGATAGCGAGACAGGCCGAAGCCGGCGATGTCGAGCCCGCCGAAATCCACGACGGGAGCCTCGACACAGTTGCCAACCAGATCGCCGGACTGGTGATGGATACCGGCGAAATTCGGGCGATTCGGGCCTACGAGATACTGACCCGCGCGTACCCGTTCCGGGACCTCGACGAGGCCCAGTTCAAGCAGGTCGTCGAGGAACTCGCAGCGAACAACGTCATCTGGCTCGACGAGGACCGGGACACTCTGGAGAAACGCCGCGGGACCTGGCAGTACTTCTACCAGAACCTCTCGATGATTCCCGACGAGGCCACATACGACGTGGAGGACGTGGCCTCAGGCCAGCAGGTCGGGACCCTCGATGAGAAGTTCGTCGTCAACTTCGCCACGCCCGGCGAGGTGTTCGTCCAGCGCGGGGAGATGTGGCGCATCACGAACATCGACGAGGAAGAGGAAGTCGTGACCGTCTCACCCATCGAAGACCCCGCCGGTGAGGTCCCGTCGTGGGTGGGGCAGGAGATTCCGGTTCCGAGAGCCGTCGCCGCGGAAGTCGGCGAACTCCGTCGTGTGGCTGGTCGGCAACTCCAGGACGGCGCGGACACCGAGGCCGTCGCCAGAGACGTGGCGACTCGCTATGCCGCCGGCCCGGAGACCGTCGCCGAGGGACTTTCGCAGGTCGAGAAGCACGAGGGGCCGATTCCGGACGACACGACTATTCTGGTGGAGTTCCACGGCCGGGAGGTCATCGTCAACGCTTGCTACGGGCACAAAATCAACGAAACGCTGGGCCGGGTCCTCTCGGCGCTGCTCGGTCAACGGGCAGGGTCGTCGGTCGCGATGGATGTCGACCCGTACCGGATTACGCTGGAGGTCCCGCGCCGGATCACCGCCGGCGATGTCATCGAAGTCATTGAGGACACCGATCCTGACCACCTCCCAGCACTCATCGAACTCAGCCTGAAAAACGCCGACGCGCTGAAGTTCAAGCTCGCGCAGGTGGCGACGAAGTTCGGCTCGCTCAAGCGCTGGCGGGGCCGGGGGTCGACTGACTTCGGCCGTGACCGCCTGCTGGCAGCGCTTGAGGACACGCCGATGTATGACGAAGCCCTGCGCGAGGTTCGCCACGAGGACCTCGCTATCGAAGCGACAGCCGACCTCCTCCGGGATATCCAGCGCGGCGACGTGGCGCTCGAAACAGTGGGCGAGCACACGCCCATCGGGACCGGCGGCAGTTCCTCCGGGCGGGAACTCCTCTCACCGGAGAACGCCGACGCGAGCGTCATCAAAACCGTCAAGGAGCGCATCCAGAGTGACCGCGTCATCCTCGCATGTCTGCACTGCAAGGAGTGGGACCGCAAACAGCAGGTCAAGCGCGTGCGGGATCAGCCGTCGTGTCCGCAGTGTGGCTCGACCCGCATCGCCGCGCTGAATCCGTGGGCCGAGGAAGTCGTCTCGGCCGTCCGGACCGACGACAAGGACGAGGAGCAGGAGAAGATGACCGAACGAGCCTACCGCTCGGCCTCGCTGGTCCAGAGCCACGGGAAGCGGGCGGTGGTCGCGCTGGCCGCCCGCGGGGTCGGGCCCCACAACGCCGCCCGAATCATCAACCGCTTGCGGGAGGACGAAGACGAATTCTACCGGGACATCCTCCGACAGGAGCGGGAGTACGCACGGACGCAGTCGTTCTGGGGTTGAGAGCGGCACAGTACGCCAGCAGGCTAACTCAGTTCCCGAATCGCTTCCGCAAGTCGTGGCTCGATACCGTCAGGGTCAGGGGCTTCTATCGTGAGTTTCGTGTGTCGCTCGTCGGCATCAGTCACCTCCGAAAGCAGTCCGGCGCTGCGGTCGACCTCGACGTACAGCGTAAGTCCGTCGTCGTCGAACACCGGGACGATCTCGACCTCGTCGACCGCGCCGGCGAACTCGCCGCGCTGGGGCCGGAACTCGAACTCCTGAGCGAAGTTCGCCGAGGTAGTGAACAGGCTCCCGGCCGTCGCCTCACAGGCCGAGGCATGGAGCGAGAAACCGAGCGAATCCAGCGCGTCGAACACCGCTTGCGTGCGGTGTGTCGGTTCGACTTCGATGTAATCCTCGTCGCCGGGGTCGACCGCCATCGAGATATCGAGGCCGGTCTCGATTTCGACGGCCGTCGAGCGCGTAGTCACCGGCGTCTCCCTGGGAATATCTATAGTAGTCTCGAAACGTCGTTTCTCGCCCGCTTCGATAGTGAACGGTTCGGTAAGTTGCCACTGATCGATGATGGCGTCCTTGTACCCCTCGTCGGATTTATATTCGGTTTCCAGCGCGAAGTAGACCGCGTCGACATCCTGATCCGTCGACCCGCCCTCGACGTGGACCTCGGCCTGGACGGATTCGCCGGCTCTGACGGTATCCGTCGGCAGAATCGTGTCTACTGTGGCCGAGCCGATGCCGATTCTGGAGAGCACGTCTTTCATTCGTGTTGTGAAATTCGACCGTCACAGAGTATAAAGTTCAGGGAGCGACGCTATCGAAAGAATGGGGTTACGAGAGTGCCCGGGCACGTCCGGCTCCGGGCTGAGAGAGCCAGTTGGGACCGTTTCACCCTGACATAGCCGTTTGGAGCCGTCGGTTCCACTGCGGACGCAACCGATCAGTCGTCTGATGTACGCTGACCTATCATGACGACCCCGGCCGTGTTGCCGTCCAAGTCGGTGAGAGAGCGGCCGCTGAACTCATACGTACGGCGGTGCCCGCCGTCGGTGAGTAGGTCGGCCGTAACGGTAGCTCGCCCGCGATCGAGAGACCGATGGACCGCGTCGGTAATCGCCTCCCGCTCGGCTTCTGGAAACAGGTCGGTGATCGGCAGCCCTTCGGCTGCTTGTCCGGTGTGGCCTGTAAGCTCACCCGCCCGTTCGTTGCAGTGCTCGATGTGCCCATCTGCACTGAGGACGAACAGTGGGTCCTCCAGCGCATCGAGCGCTTGCTGGATGACCGCACGCTCCTCCAGTAGTTCCTGTTCGCGGTTGTGACGCTCGGTGATGTCAGTAAACGCAACGACCAGTTGTTCGACCTCGCCGTCAGAGATTATCGGTGTAGCGCTGACTTCGTGGATGACTTCCCCGACCGGGTGGTCCAGTGTCAGCGTATATTCGATTGTCTCGCGCGTGGCGACGCATTTCCGGTACGCACCAGCGATCTTTCTACTATTTTTCTCCCCAAGTGCTTCAACTGGAGTCTTACCGATAAGCTCTGACTCTACGAGGCCAGTGAACTCAAGCACTCGTGAGTTGCATCGCCGGAATCGGAACCCGTCTTGTTCAACATCGACGAGGAGGAGTCCGTTTCGCGTGTTCTCGAAAACAGCGGCGTACTCTGCTGTGGTTTCCTCCAGTTGCTTTCTCGACTGATACTGCGTGACAGCGTTGCTTATTCGATTGGCTAGCAGCTCGTACTGCTCAGCTCCGGATTGTTTCTGCAAGTAATCAGTCGCACCGGTAGAAATGGCATCGCTTGCAATCTCTTCGCTTCCTCGACCGGTGAACATGATAAACGGGAGTTGCGGGTGTCGCTCACGGACCGCCTGCAAAAATTCAAGCCCGTCTGTCTCGGGCATCTCGAAGTCTGAAACGACACAGTCAGGAAGAGAACGATCCATAGCCTGTAGCCCATCGGTGGCACTTGGGACAGTTTCGACCGTGAACCGCTCGTCTTCACGTTCAAGTAGCTCAGCCGTCACTGTAGCGAGGGCCTCGTCGTCGTCCACAAGAAGAATGCTAACCTCCCCCATATATCATGATAGCAGCCGAATGGATTATCTCTTTGCATAGTTCGCACCAATCATGACATTTAAATTTTAACTAAGTGGATAGGCAACGCAACCGCTCTACGATCTCTTAAGCCGTACTTTCTCTAAGTGTGTCCGAATTTATACTATTCTAATAGCAATGGTTTATCCGGACTACTCAAAGCGCTCGGCGTGCAATGGGGGATATGACCGAGTGGCGCGATGCGTCGGACCCCGCCTGCCCGGAGTGTGGCGAGCCGCTGGAGCCGACGGCGATGGCCTGCCCACACTGTGACGCGTCGTTACTCACCGACGAACAGACGGAGATGCTTGACGAACGCCTGACCGAGACGCTCGAGTCGATGGACGCCGGTGCGCCGACGTGGGCAGTCACGCTCACGGGGCTCTCGCTCGGCATCGCCATTGCGCCGCTCGTACTGTACGCCGTCGTCATCCTCGTCGGCGATCTCTCGCTTCCCGTGGCCGTCGGCGTCTTGCTGGCCGGCTGGCTCGGTCCAGCCGCGTATCTCTCGCGGCTGCGTAATCCCAGCGAGGTGCTGGCCCGGGGGCTGTACCTCGTCGTCGCCGGCGTGGCCGTCGTCGTGCTCGCAGTCGGCTACGAGGTCCTCCTGTCGGATGGCCCGTCAGTCGTCTCCGAACAGACCGCGCTCGTGTCGCTCGGTCTTGCGATTCCGGCGACGCTGGGAGCACTCATCGCGCGCCGCGCGGCCCGGCGGGCTGACCGGCAGGCCCGCGGGGAGCCGGGGCCGCTGCACGAGCGCTTCGGTATCGACGACGACGAGCCCGACAACTGAAAACGCCTAAGCGGGCCGCCGTTGTCCACCCGTGCATGCGACTGGAGGAGTACTGGGGCATCGGCCCGAAGACGTCCGAACTGCTCACCGAGGAGCTGGGCGTCGAGCGGGCTATCGAGGCCATCGAGTCGGCGGATACGCGTGCGCTAACCACGGCCGGCCTCTCCCGGGGGCGAGCGACGCGCATCCTCCGGCGGGCGACCGGGGCCGAGTCGATGGACCTGCTCGCCACCAGAGATACCCGCGACGTGTACAAGGAACTACTCGACCTCGCCGAGGAGTACGCGGTCACCGAAGATGCGGCCGACAGCATCCGGGTGCTGACGCCGCTACCGACCCGCGAGGCGATGGACGAGCGGCTGGACGACGTGCTCGAAGCGCGGGATACGTGGGCCGACCTCTCGGAGGCGGACCAGCGGGCCGTTCTCGACGCGTTCGACGCGTTCGACGCTGACGGGGGTGAACTAGCCGCAGTCGACGTGGCGCTCGCACTCCGGGACACTGGCATCGAGAGCGGCGTGTTCGAGCCGTTAGCGGCCCTCGACGGCGAGTCACTGACGGCTGGCCGGGCGGCGCTCGCCGGCCTCGCGGGCGACGGCGAGTCCGTCGGCGAAGGGGCCGACGAGGAACTCGACCGCCTGCGCGACCAGCTCGGGCAAATAGAGGATCTTGCAGCGGCATCAATGGAGGTCGTCGAGGCCGTTCAGGAGGGCGCTCGGCGGCCCGACGAGTTCCAGGACGCGCTCGTCCGGCACGTCACGGGCGAGACAGGTATCGACGCTGCCAGAGTCCGCGACGCGATGCCCCGCGAGGCGACCGACGCGCGGGATTTCGTCGACGTGGCGCTCCGGGAACTCCGAAGCACGCTCCGAAGCGACGTCCGGGAGCGCGAGGGGACGGTCGCCGACCGGCTGGAAGACGACCTCGCGGACGCCCGCGGGGACATCGACGCCGCCATCGAGGCGGTGGACGACATCGCGTTCTCAGTGTCGCTCGCCCGCTTCGCCATCGCGTTCGACCTGACGCGGCCCGCCTTCGTCGAGGACCGCAAGACCATCGCGGTGAAGCGGGCCCGGAACCTCACCATCGCCGACGTGGAGAGCGTCCAGCCGGTCACCTACGCTATCGGCGACCACACACTGGACCTAGACCGGGCGAACCAGCCGCCAAGCGGCGACCGGGTGGCCGTCCTGACCGGCGCGAACTCCGGCGGGAAGACGACCCTGTTGGAGACGCTGTGCCAGGTCCAGCTGCTCGCCCAGATGGGACTGCCCGTCCCCGCCGAGGCCGCCGAGGTGGGCATCGTCGACACCGTCGTGTTCCACCGCCGGCACGCGTCGTTCAACGCCGGCGTCCTCGAATCGACGCTGCGTTCGGTCGTGCCGCCGCTGACCGAGAGCGACCGGACGCTGATGCTCGTCGACGAGTTCGAGGCTATCACCGAGCCCGGCTCCGCCGCCGATCTCCTCCACGGACTCGTGACGCTGACCGTCGACCGCGACGCGCTGGGCGTGTTCGTCACTCACCTCGCGGACGATCTCGAACCGCTGCCTGTCGAGGCCCGTGTCGATGGCATCTTCGCCGAAGGGCTGAATCAGGACCTCGAACTACAGGTCGACTATCAGCCCCGGTTTGGCACTGTCGGGAAGTCCACGCCGGAGTTCATCGTCTCCAGGCTCGTTGCGAACGCAAAGGACCCCGTCGAACGCAACGGGTTCGAGACGCTCGCCACGGCTGTCGGCGAGGAAGCGGTCCAGCGGACGCTCTCGGACGCGCTCTGGACTGACGAGTAGCGCAGTTACGACAGCGAACCGGCGACGACTCACTCTTCCCCTTCGACTGCCCCGGCGATGTTTTCCAGCAGCCGCCGTACCTCCCGGCGGTTGTACCAGCGGATGAGCGGCGCGAGGAGAACCTCCGGGAGTGGCCCGGGGACCTCGTACTCGGCCGCGTATGTGAGCCGCGTGCCCCCGCGCTCCGGTTCGAACCGCCAGGCTATCCGGCCCGTCAGGTCGCCGCTCATCTCGTAAACGATACGCTCGGGCGGCTTGTACGTCGAGGCACGGACCTCACCGGTGAAGGTGATTCCGAACATTTTGTACTCGTACGCAGCGCGGTTTCCGCTGTTTGGCAGCCGCTCGATGCGTTCGGCGCGGGTAAGGCTCGGCGTGACGGCCGCCTGGTTCGACGGCTCGTCCATGAACGTGAACACTGTCTCGACTGGTGCATCGAGCCAGCGGTCGTCGGACGTATGGACCGTCATGTGTCCTGCTTCGCACTCCAGTATCTTACACGCTCGGCCACACAGGCCAGCAGACTAGTCCGGATACGGACGACTGCGACCGGTCCCGGCGGCTACAGCCGACGGGTACGGCGTGACTGTGCTCGGCTCTTCGAGTCGCGTCGCCGCCTACCGATGACAGCGGCGAGGTAGGTTCTATGCATCATGGGTGATTTCCCGGCCGGAATCGGACCTGCGCCAGGCAGGAACCCGGCCCCACTTGTTGATTTCGGGAAAGCAGGAGACGGGGCGAGTTAGAGGGTTGCGCTTACGCGTTACCGGTCACGTTGAGGCGGTTGACCGCCATCACGCCGAACCCCTCCTGCAGGAGTTCGGTGCGGCCATCGGCGGTGTTCCGTTCAGCGTCAACGCACAGGGTCAGCGACACGTCGGCGTCGACCCGGATGTCGGTCCAGGTCGGCCGCACGCTGGTCACGCGGTCGACCGCCACGTCTTCGACGCCGTCGACGGCCGCGAGGACACCGGCGACACCGGCTTCGAGGGTCTCGGACCCGCCACGCGGAACGCGCAGTGATACGTCGGCCGATACCTCGGTCGGGGGAGTCGCCTGCAGCGACATAACGCCGACGGCCGGAGTCGAACCGGGCCGAGAGGGCACTCACCAGTCGAGTCGCGTCGGTCGGAGACTGCGCGGGTGGCGGGCGCGTACGTCCGGCCCGGAACGGCCGGTACAGGATTCCCACACCGGGAGGATGGGGAACCCGAAGGCTGGACAGCGAGATAGCTACACGACACAGTACAGACTCGGGGGCGAGTGGCACAGGCCGACAGGCCACACTGGGCGGTGCAGGCCTATCAGACGGAGTGGCCGAGCGGGAGACAGGGCTTCACCGCTTGACAGTGAGCCCGAACGAATCGCCACCGCAGTGCGGCGTCCGTGAGTGGGACGCCGGTCCCACGGCAGCGAACCAGTCTATGGTGCCACGGGCGGAATTTTCACCGAGCGGGTGTCCGCAGTGGCCCGTTCCCCAATAAGGGATGCGTACTCGACCGTAGCGTCAAGGCTACGTTCGATAGCCGACCGCCCGCTGTACAGCCAGCGAGCGAACGACGTTGGCGCGGGAACGGGAATTGCGTAAGTCATGGGTCACCACGTCGGTGAAAGCGACGTATATCCGACCAGAACCGGTGATATATTAAATCTGTTTCAGACATGATACCAAATGACAAGAACGGGAACGTTCGCTGGCACGACAGTACGGCTTCAGTCGGCCGCTGCTGGTTGCTGCGTCGCAGTCGGTCCCTCGGCACTTGCCTTGCTGTGTGTGGCTGTTCCCGCCAGCGTCCGCGTGGAGTTCCCCACGACGAGCAGGCTGCTGGCCGTCATCGCCAGCGCCGCAAACAGTGGGTTCAGGACGCCAAGCAACGCGAGCGGGAGCGCCACGGCGTTGTAACAGAACGCCCACGCGAGGTTCTGTCGGACCCGCGTGCGAGTTGCGGCCGTCACGGCGAACATGTCAGGAACGGCGCGCAGGTCGTCTGTTGTGACGACCGCGTCGGCCGCATCGGCGGCCAGTGACGTGCCTGACGCCATAGCGATGCCGACGTCGGCGGCAGCCAGGGCCGGGGCGTCGTTACTCCCGTCGCCGACCATCGCGACAGTCCCGCGGGACTGCAGTCGCTCGACGACTTCGGCTTTCGCCTCCGGCGGCACCCCGGCGAACACTTCGTCGACGCCGTCGTGGCGCTCGAACGGGACGGCGGCCTCGGGCCGGTCGCCAGTGATGACGACGACATCGCGGTCCCGGGCGAGCGTCGAGACGACCGACTCCCAGTTCGCGCGGAGCCTGTCCCCCGCGACGAGCACGTCCTGTGCTTCGCCGTCCCAGCCGACGAGCGCCGGGACACGCCCGTTCTCAGTCGCACGCTCACACTGGGTCCGGAGGTCGGCGGGCACGTCGAACCCGAGGTCGTCGAACAGCGCTTGCGTCCCGACGACGACCTGTTCCCCATCGACTGTCGCACTGACGCCCTGG
The genomic region above belongs to Haloarcula hispanica ATCC 33960 and contains:
- a CDS encoding SRPBCC family protein, encoding MTVHTSDDRWLDAPVETVFTFMDEPSNQAAVTPSLTRAERIERLPNSGNRAAYEYKMFGITFTGEVRASTYKPPERIVYEMSGDLTGRIAWRFEPERGGTRLTYAAEYEVPGPLPEVLLAPLIRWYNRREVRRLLENIAGAVEGEE
- a CDS encoding MutS-related protein — protein: MRLEEYWGIGPKTSELLTEELGVERAIEAIESADTRALTTAGLSRGRATRILRRATGAESMDLLATRDTRDVYKELLDLAEEYAVTEDAADSIRVLTPLPTREAMDERLDDVLEARDTWADLSEADQRAVLDAFDAFDADGGELAAVDVALALRDTGIESGVFEPLAALDGESLTAGRAALAGLAGDGESVGEGADEELDRLRDQLGQIEDLAAASMEVVEAVQEGARRPDEFQDALVRHVTGETGIDAARVRDAMPREATDARDFVDVALRELRSTLRSDVREREGTVADRLEDDLADARGDIDAAIEAVDDIAFSVSLARFAIAFDLTRPAFVEDRKTIAVKRARNLTIADVESVQPVTYAIGDHTLDLDRANQPPSGDRVAVLTGANSGGKTTLLETLCQVQLLAQMGLPVPAEAAEVGIVDTVVFHRRHASFNAGVLESTLRSVVPPLTESDRTLMLVDEFEAITEPGSAADLLHGLVTLTVDRDALGVFVTHLADDLEPLPVEARVDGIFAEGLNQDLELQVDYQPRFGTVGKSTPEFIVSRLVANAKDPVERNGFETLATAVGEEAVQRTLSDALWTDE